The Streptomyces sp. NBC_01775 genome includes a region encoding these proteins:
- a CDS encoding succinate dehydrogenase cytochrome b subunit yields the protein MATATRTPRSSRTRPPAGRPSAGGPSAGPGRRRGLLRTLWGSTIGKKAVMAVSGLMMLIYLVVHMFANLKVFFGPAEMNGYAHWLRTFGSPVLHYEWFLWIARVVLLAAVVLHGVSAYQLSRRDLAARPVKYRRRRTDYATRTMRWGGIILALFIVWHVLDLTTGTVNPRGQSGHPYENIVAGFQNWYANVIYIVAMLAVGLHVRHGFWSAAQTLGVTRPGAARLLKGGADVLAVVLTAGFLSVPIGVMTGVVN from the coding sequence ATGGCGACGGCAACGCGCACCCCGCGGTCCTCCCGCACCCGCCCCCCGGCAGGGCGCCCCTCGGCGGGCGGCCCCTCTGCCGGGCCCGGCAGGCGCCGGGGCCTTCTGCGCACCCTGTGGGGCTCGACGATCGGCAAGAAAGCGGTCATGGCGGTCAGCGGCCTGATGATGCTGATCTACCTGGTCGTGCACATGTTCGCGAACCTGAAGGTGTTCTTCGGGCCCGCCGAGATGAACGGCTACGCGCACTGGCTGCGCACCTTCGGCAGCCCCGTGCTCCACTACGAGTGGTTCCTGTGGATCGCCCGCGTGGTCCTGCTGGCCGCCGTCGTCCTGCACGGGGTCAGCGCCTACCAGCTCAGCAGGCGGGACCTCGCGGCCCGCCCCGTGAAGTACCGGCGCCGCCGCACCGACTACGCGACCCGCACCATGCGCTGGGGCGGCATCATCCTCGCGCTGTTCATCGTCTGGCACGTGCTGGACCTGACGACCGGCACCGTCAACCCGCGCGGCCAGTCCGGGCACCCGTACGAGAACATCGTGGCCGGCTTCCAGAACTGGTACGCCAACGTCATCTACATCGTCGCCATGCTCGCCGTCGGACTGCACGTGAGGCACGGCTTCTGGAGCGCGGCGCAGACCCTCGGGGTGACCCGTCCCGGTGCGGCGCGGCTGCTCAAGGGCGGGGCCGATGTGCTCGCGGTGGTCCTCACCGCCGGCTTCCTGTCCGTACCCATCGGCGTCATGACGGGAGTGGTGAACTGA